Proteins encoded in a region of the Scomber scombrus chromosome 16, fScoSco1.1, whole genome shotgun sequence genome:
- the LOC133995855 gene encoding antizyme inhibitor 1-like isoform X2 has product MKGLADKPNYIIELLEGGVTLEDVIDGHICEQALVEKSAFVVGDLGALMRQHVCWQSTVPQLQPYFPVRCNSSPAVIEVLASLGLGFVCTNKAEVSLVLEHDVPPENIILSGVCKQLAHIKHAAKNNIEHLVCENEAELSKVARLHPSAKLLLLLTTEAHAAETSMAFGSSLKSCRHLLEAAKELGVQVVGVTFHIPSSCQDLQQAYTHALSDARCVFDMGMDLGFNMNILDIGGGFTGSEFQLRQVQSAIKPMLDAYFPPLSGVQVLAQPGNFYVASAFSLAVNVIAKKVVARCWDILSQDENNEDTEFLYYMNEGVYGPFSSLWGPSLDQLDQVVERCLLPELSVGDWLLFSNMGACGLEEPSCLSSSPQLPVYYTVSTHDWYEMQEAGVALDSAMKNFSMVQYSA; this is encoded by the exons ATGAAAGGACTCGCTGACAAACCCAACTACATCATTGAACTCCTGGAGGGAGGAGTGACCCTTGAAGATGTTATTGACGGACACATCTGCGAGCAGGCTCTG GTGGAGAAGAGTGCGTTTGTGGTGGGCGACCTCGGTGCCCTGATGCGGCAGCATGTTTGCTGGCAGAGCACAGTGCCACAGTTGCAGCCTTACTTCCCAGTCAGGTGCAACAGCAGCCCTGCAGTCATCGAGGTGCTGGCCTCCTTGGGATTGGGCTTTGTCTGCACTAACAAA GCTGAAGTGAGCCTAGTGCTGGAGCACGACGTGCCACCGGAAAACATAATCCTGTCAGGTGTTTGCAAGCAGCTGGCACATATCAAGCATGCTGCCAAGAATAACATCGAGCACCTTGTTTGCGAAAATGAGGCTGAGTTGTCGAAGGTTGCCCGCCTCCACCCGAGTGCAAA gttgctgctgctgttgaccACTGAGGCACACGCGGCTGAGACCAGCATGGCCTTTGGTTCCTCTCTGAAGAGCTGCCGGCACCTGCTGGAGGCAGCCAAAGAGCTGGGGGTCCAGGTGGTGGGAGTAACCTTCCACATCCCCAGCTCCTGCCAAGACCTGCAACAGGCCTACACCCATGCACTCTCAGACGCCCGCTGTGTGTTTGACATGGGG ATGGACCTGGGCTTTAACATGAACATCCTGGACATTGGAGGTGGCTTCACCGGCTCAGAGTTTCAGCTCAGACAG GTTCAGTCTGCAATCAAGCCGATGCTGGATGCTTACTTCCCCCCACTGTCTGGTGTGCAAGTGTTGGCCCAGCCAGGTAACTTCTACGTGGCCTCTGCTTTCAGCCTGGCTGTCAACGTGATCGCCAAAAAGGTGGTGGCCCGCTGCTGGGACATCCTGTCTCAAG ATGAAAACAACGAGGACACCGAGTTCCTGTACTACATGAATGAGGGTGTTTATGGTCCATTCAGC AGCCTGTGGGGCCCGTCACTGGACCAGCTAGACCAGGTGGTGGAGCGCTGCCTGCTGCCTGAGCTCAGTGTGGGAGACTGGCTTCTCTTCTCCAACATGGGAGCGTGCGGCCTAGAGGAGCCGAGCTGCCTCTCCAGCTCCCCCCAGCTGCCCGTCTACTACACTGTCTCCACCCATGACTG GTACGAAATGCAGGAGGCCGGTGTGGCACTGGACAGCGCCATGAAGAATTTCTCCATGGTCCAGTACAGTGCGTAA
- the LOC133995855 gene encoding antizyme inhibitor 1-like isoform X1, giving the protein MKGLADKPNYIIELLEGGVTLEDVIDGHICEQALVEKSAFVVGDLGALMRQHVCWQSTVPQLQPYFPVRCNSSPAVIEVLASLGLGFVCTNKAEVSLVLEHDVPPENIILSGVCKQLAHIKHAAKNNIEHLVCENEAELSKVARLHPSAKLLLLLTTEAHAAETSMAFGSSLKSCRHLLEAAKELGVQVVGVTFHIPSSCQDLQQAYTHALSDARCVFDMGMDLGFNMNILDIGGGFTGSEFQLRQVQSAIKPMLDAYFPPLSGVQVLAQPGNFYVASAFSLAVNVIAKKVVARCWDILSQDENNEDTEFLYYMNEGVYGPFSHKLLGNSISAPSVHKHVLSADGAAYPSSLWGPSLDQLDQVVERCLLPELSVGDWLLFSNMGACGLEEPSCLSSSPQLPVYYTVSTHDWYEMQEAGVALDSAMKNFSMVQYSA; this is encoded by the exons ATGAAAGGACTCGCTGACAAACCCAACTACATCATTGAACTCCTGGAGGGAGGAGTGACCCTTGAAGATGTTATTGACGGACACATCTGCGAGCAGGCTCTG GTGGAGAAGAGTGCGTTTGTGGTGGGCGACCTCGGTGCCCTGATGCGGCAGCATGTTTGCTGGCAGAGCACAGTGCCACAGTTGCAGCCTTACTTCCCAGTCAGGTGCAACAGCAGCCCTGCAGTCATCGAGGTGCTGGCCTCCTTGGGATTGGGCTTTGTCTGCACTAACAAA GCTGAAGTGAGCCTAGTGCTGGAGCACGACGTGCCACCGGAAAACATAATCCTGTCAGGTGTTTGCAAGCAGCTGGCACATATCAAGCATGCTGCCAAGAATAACATCGAGCACCTTGTTTGCGAAAATGAGGCTGAGTTGTCGAAGGTTGCCCGCCTCCACCCGAGTGCAAA gttgctgctgctgttgaccACTGAGGCACACGCGGCTGAGACCAGCATGGCCTTTGGTTCCTCTCTGAAGAGCTGCCGGCACCTGCTGGAGGCAGCCAAAGAGCTGGGGGTCCAGGTGGTGGGAGTAACCTTCCACATCCCCAGCTCCTGCCAAGACCTGCAACAGGCCTACACCCATGCACTCTCAGACGCCCGCTGTGTGTTTGACATGGGG ATGGACCTGGGCTTTAACATGAACATCCTGGACATTGGAGGTGGCTTCACCGGCTCAGAGTTTCAGCTCAGACAG GTTCAGTCTGCAATCAAGCCGATGCTGGATGCTTACTTCCCCCCACTGTCTGGTGTGCAAGTGTTGGCCCAGCCAGGTAACTTCTACGTGGCCTCTGCTTTCAGCCTGGCTGTCAACGTGATCGCCAAAAAGGTGGTGGCCCGCTGCTGGGACATCCTGTCTCAAG ATGAAAACAACGAGGACACCGAGTTCCTGTACTACATGAATGAGGGTGTTTATGGTCCATTCAGCCACAAGCTGCTGGGAAACTCCATCTCTGCCCCATCAGTGCACAAG CATGTGCTGTCTGCTGACGGGGCGGCGTATCCCAGCAGCCTGTGGGGCCCGTCACTGGACCAGCTAGACCAGGTGGTGGAGCGCTGCCTGCTGCCTGAGCTCAGTGTGGGAGACTGGCTTCTCTTCTCCAACATGGGAGCGTGCGGCCTAGAGGAGCCGAGCTGCCTCTCCAGCTCCCCCCAGCTGCCCGTCTACTACACTGTCTCCACCCATGACTG GTACGAAATGCAGGAGGCCGGTGTGGCACTGGACAGCGCCATGAAGAATTTCTCCATGGTCCAGTACAGTGCGTAA